Proteins encoded by one window of Cellvibrio sp. KY-GH-1:
- a CDS encoding type II secretion system protein GspD produces MFSVKASSVVTTSLKTAVSLGVLMTLTSCSSFWHKPTAAEQGQELVQLDPLREPKEFVSATSQPQAQQQIPQTKIKPGPSITIGSTVADAQAQELSLSLKGDPISGNYHNMPLPVFINEVFGEQLGLSFTLDPQIEKQEDLVTLRLVEAVPPSELFRIATRTLNTYGVAVSQQGDVLNFAIDKNITAGETPLLVSGRALPEVPSSHRPMFVFVPLKAVTNSRVTSWVRDALTGKDIQVTEDLTRNAVLLKGKPDLVKQALAIIEVLDQPIMRGKFSASIEPAFVKVDALSKNLKEVLNAEGYDAQIKSQIGSIILIPLEGANQLVVFASSQQIINHVREWVEVLDRRQQMSIDQGIFTYEVRNTEAAHIVELLNSFETGASPGMRTGGQSFVGQGSAISDVTTASTNAIQGSQNQSATAKINGGNFVVDTNRNTIIFKGSGQAWLDMLPVIQTLDKAAPSVLIEVLLAEVTLNDKEQTGFEFVANGSQKVGGRVYNSVVGTLGGLGVGTSGLSATLDSAGETRAMLNLFYENKRAEIRSRPRLMVKSGQQATIDVGTEVPTLGTSSGVTTGGLVVPPSISNRKTGVRLTVSPVVHASGHVDIEIDQELSEAQPNESSGIDSPSIFNRKIQTTVTLQDGGSILIGGLISSSKSLGNVGVPWFGKLPIIGRLLRADSNSSARTELMVMIIPYVIDSPAEGQAVTKSIQQTFQQPELLEVSGSTAVQVD; encoded by the coding sequence ATGTTCAGTGTGAAGGCCAGTTCTGTTGTAACCACCAGCTTGAAAACCGCCGTATCTTTGGGGGTGCTTATGACACTCACCAGTTGTAGCAGTTTCTGGCATAAACCTACGGCTGCGGAGCAAGGGCAAGAGCTGGTTCAGTTGGACCCTTTGCGTGAACCTAAAGAATTTGTAAGTGCCACCAGCCAGCCGCAGGCACAACAACAGATACCTCAAACCAAAATCAAACCAGGTCCTTCGATTACGATTGGCAGTACTGTTGCGGATGCTCAGGCCCAAGAGCTCTCACTGAGCTTAAAAGGCGATCCGATTTCAGGTAATTACCACAACATGCCGCTGCCTGTGTTCATTAATGAAGTGTTTGGTGAGCAGTTGGGTTTGTCCTTTACGTTAGATCCACAAATAGAGAAGCAAGAAGACCTGGTAACGTTACGATTGGTTGAAGCGGTTCCACCGTCTGAGTTATTTCGTATCGCCACGCGTACCTTGAATACCTATGGTGTTGCTGTATCCCAGCAGGGTGATGTGCTGAATTTCGCCATCGATAAAAATATTACCGCGGGCGAGACACCTTTGTTGGTAAGTGGGCGTGCTTTACCGGAGGTGCCGAGTTCGCACCGGCCGATGTTTGTCTTTGTGCCTTTGAAGGCGGTAACTAACAGTAGGGTGACTAGTTGGGTTAGGGATGCGCTCACTGGGAAAGATATTCAGGTCACTGAAGACCTAACCCGCAATGCGGTGCTGCTGAAAGGTAAGCCTGATTTGGTCAAACAAGCCCTCGCGATAATAGAGGTGCTTGATCAGCCGATAATGCGCGGAAAATTTTCTGCCAGTATTGAGCCTGCTTTTGTGAAGGTGGACGCACTGAGTAAAAACCTCAAGGAAGTGCTTAATGCTGAGGGTTATGATGCCCAAATTAAATCGCAAATCGGCTCAATTATTCTTATTCCACTGGAAGGGGCCAATCAGCTGGTAGTATTTGCCAGTAGTCAGCAAATAATCAACCATGTTCGTGAGTGGGTAGAGGTGTTGGATCGTCGCCAACAAATGAGTATCGACCAGGGGATCTTCACTTATGAGGTCCGCAATACAGAAGCGGCGCACATTGTTGAGCTCCTAAATAGTTTTGAGACTGGTGCATCACCAGGCATGCGGACTGGCGGGCAATCTTTTGTGGGCCAAGGTTCTGCCATCTCTGATGTTACTACTGCTTCGACTAACGCAATTCAAGGTTCTCAAAACCAATCTGCGACAGCAAAAATAAACGGTGGAAACTTCGTTGTGGATACCAACCGCAATACCATTATTTTTAAGGGCAGTGGCCAGGCTTGGTTGGATATGCTCCCGGTCATTCAAACGCTGGATAAAGCTGCGCCGTCTGTATTAATAGAAGTGTTACTCGCCGAAGTAACCCTAAACGATAAAGAGCAGACTGGCTTTGAATTTGTGGCTAACGGTTCGCAAAAAGTTGGCGGGCGCGTTTATAACTCAGTCGTAGGCACTTTGGGTGGATTGGGTGTCGGAACCTCGGGTTTGAGTGCAACTCTGGATAGCGCCGGCGAAACCCGCGCCATGTTAAACCTATTCTATGAGAACAAACGTGCCGAAATTCGTTCACGGCCACGACTTATGGTCAAGAGTGGGCAGCAGGCCACTATAGATGTAGGCACAGAAGTACCTACACTGGGTACCAGTAGTGGAGTGACGACAGGGGGGCTGGTTGTTCCTCCAAGTATTTCGAATCGGAAAACTGGGGTGCGTCTTACTGTATCACCAGTTGTTCACGCTTCTGGTCATGTGGATATCGAAATCGACCAGGAGTTGAGTGAAGCTCAGCCTAATGAGAGCAGCGGCATTGATTCTCCAAGCATTTTTAATCGTAAAATCCAGACTACGGTTACACTGCAGGACGGTGGCTCTATCTTAATTGGTGGTTTAATTTCCAGCTCTAAGTCCTTGGGAAATGTAGGGGTTCCATGGTTTGGAAAATTGCCTATAATTGGGCGTCTTCTGCGTGCGGACAGTAATTCGTCGGCGCGTACCGAGCTGATGGTCATGATCATTCCCTATGTCATCGACAGTCCTGCAGAAGGGCAAGCCGTCACTAAAAGCATCCAGCAAACCTTCCAGCAACCTGAGTTGTTAGAGGTTTCTGGTTCAACCGCTGTTCAGGTTGACTAA
- a CDS encoding type II toxin-antitoxin system RelE/ParE family toxin yields MATIKLAEGVWEDFERILAHLDKFQVQNPLERIQAIIKAIDVLETNPLVGRPIDSIKRELVIGKDSQGYVALYHYSPIVDAVFILAVRSQRQAGYAR; encoded by the coding sequence ATGGCAACGATCAAACTTGCCGAAGGAGTCTGGGAGGACTTTGAGCGCATCCTTGCTCATCTCGATAAGTTTCAGGTTCAAAACCCCTTGGAGCGAATTCAGGCCATCATCAAGGCAATCGATGTTCTGGAAACTAATCCTCTTGTTGGTCGTCCTATTGATTCTATAAAACGCGAGTTAGTAATTGGGAAAGACTCTCAAGGTTATGTGGCGCTCTATCACTACTCGCCAATTGTGGATGCGGTATTTATTTTAGCGGTGCGCAGCCAGCGTCAAGCAGGTTATGCGCGCTAA
- a CDS encoding DUF6290 family protein has product MSTTSIRIPDDIKERVALAAKQSGTSVHNFMVQAIIEKAEQQECLAAFNQLAEQRLDKLLATGNALDWSQVREQLQTRTQQLQDSLTRE; this is encoded by the coding sequence ATGTCGACTACCAGTATACGTATTCCTGACGATATAAAAGAACGGGTTGCATTGGCGGCCAAGCAGTCGGGAACCAGTGTGCATAATTTTATGGTGCAGGCGATTATTGAAAAAGCTGAGCAGCAAGAGTGCCTCGCAGCGTTTAATCAATTGGCTGAGCAGCGCCTGGATAAGTTGTTAGCTACTGGCAATGCGTTGGATTGGAGTCAGGTGCGCGAGCAATTGCAGACGCGTACTCAACAGTTACAGGACTCCCTTACCAGAGAATAG
- a CDS encoding general secretion pathway protein GspK, which produces MAVNSRKLVTAPSQQQGFILAAVLWAIAIIFIVAGIFHHYVQEKIKIAAQAKLNLQQQLDLRSTEQTLFYVLSSSRLTRAGLTLTRQDVTDYINAEEGTINMDPIGDEMRLDGTTYLGLGNSAFYVQDLMGAVALNGPDTFDLQRLMRNQEPNAQVSQQLIAALQDYIDANETLSLSGAEKYEYQRVGLSSPTNDYLRSEIELRRVFGWSEWLDTHPQFDWQGWLSVRRYTTINPNSMPRSLLRAYFGISEEGAEQLESQRQQNPFIDLDDFFLRSGISAGLSEENTRFFYGNEFQISLWDSGGGQAELISLQLTPAGPYGPWQINYKYRAPIVRRDHEPSALQQTRLFGHTLGDNR; this is translated from the coding sequence ATGGCCGTGAATAGCAGAAAATTGGTTACGGCTCCTTCGCAACAGCAGGGCTTTATTCTTGCGGCAGTGCTTTGGGCGATAGCGATTATTTTTATTGTTGCAGGAATTTTTCATCATTACGTACAAGAAAAAATAAAAATCGCAGCACAGGCAAAATTGAATCTGCAGCAGCAATTGGATTTGCGTTCTACGGAACAAACTTTGTTTTACGTATTATCAAGTTCGCGACTAACCAGGGCGGGATTAACACTGACTCGGCAAGATGTCACTGATTACATAAATGCTGAAGAGGGGACCATTAATATGGATCCTATCGGTGATGAAATGCGGTTGGACGGCACGACCTATTTGGGGCTCGGAAATAGCGCATTTTATGTTCAGGATCTTATGGGGGCAGTTGCTCTAAACGGGCCTGACACTTTCGATTTGCAGCGCCTGATGCGCAATCAAGAGCCCAACGCGCAAGTTAGCCAGCAACTAATCGCTGCATTGCAAGATTACATTGATGCGAATGAAACATTGAGTTTGTCTGGTGCGGAAAAATATGAATACCAGCGCGTTGGTTTAAGTTCACCTACAAACGATTATCTGCGGTCAGAAATTGAATTGCGCAGAGTATTTGGCTGGTCTGAGTGGCTGGATACACATCCACAATTTGATTGGCAGGGTTGGCTTAGTGTTCGGCGCTACACAACAATAAATCCGAACAGTATGCCGAGGTCTCTACTGCGAGCCTATTTCGGGATTTCTGAGGAAGGTGCGGAGCAATTGGAAAGTCAGCGCCAGCAAAACCCGTTCATTGATTTGGATGATTTTTTTCTGCGCTCGGGGATTTCGGCAGGATTGTCTGAGGAAAATACCCGGTTTTTCTATGGTAATGAGTTTCAAATTTCCCTCTGGGATTCTGGGGGGGGACAAGCAGAGTTGATTAGCCTACAATTGACGCCCGCTGGTCCCTACGGACCATGGCAAATTAACTACAAATACCGAGCACCTATAGTCAGGCGTGATCATGAACCTTCGGCCCTTCAGCAAACCCGCCTCTTTGGTCACACCCTGGGTGATAACCGCTGA
- a CDS encoding prepilin-type N-terminal cleavage/methylation domain-containing protein: MKTHSLPSMDYYRQRAFTLIEMLVVMIIVAMVVTLVMQGFGYSLGLYQRVVKTQSNAYQQAFAYRWFTTTLQSQVAMRPKDRGLEGNQFQFSTYTYAPLVGSAGLKTRIAWELETKGEQFVLGYREGERQFVVNTWVGAKGQFQYMDVENNWRDLWVPQKEEPTALPKAIRLQVYQGDELLNYVVITETRTRAIITAEEKVYGRE; this comes from the coding sequence ATGAAGACGCATTCGCTCCCTAGCATGGATTATTACCGTCAGCGCGCCTTTACACTAATTGAGATGTTGGTGGTGATGATCATTGTCGCTATGGTAGTGACTCTGGTGATGCAAGGGTTTGGTTATTCATTGGGGCTGTATCAGCGAGTGGTTAAAACACAATCCAACGCGTACCAGCAGGCATTTGCCTATCGTTGGTTTACGACAACACTTCAGTCACAAGTTGCGATGCGACCTAAAGATCGTGGTCTGGAAGGTAATCAGTTTCAGTTTTCTACCTATACCTACGCGCCCTTGGTGGGTAGTGCGGGTTTAAAAACGCGTATAGCCTGGGAGTTGGAAACTAAGGGTGAGCAATTCGTGCTTGGTTATCGCGAAGGAGAGCGGCAATTTGTCGTAAATACATGGGTGGGCGCGAAAGGCCAGTTTCAGTATATGGATGTGGAAAATAACTGGCGCGATCTTTGGGTGCCGCAAAAAGAAGAGCCAACGGCGTTGCCCAAGGCGATCAGATTGCAGGTATATCAGGGTGATGAGCTATTAAATTACGTCGTTATCACAGAGACGCGAACCCGCGCGATCATCACGGCTGAGGAGAAAGTGTATGGCCGTGAATAG
- a CDS encoding type II secretion system protein J has protein sequence MTSERGFTLIEAIVALVIFSMAVMGIYSWINTNLISLNRVAVVAESEFVVNSAMERLKLVDLRNESEGAFDVAGYLVQWRAELVEPWKQGLSPRGTLSLYDLGLYQVTLELNKNGQTVTTYNYRQTAWYQAREPKKNEDAFAP, from the coding sequence ATGACTAGCGAACGCGGCTTCACCTTAATCGAGGCAATAGTCGCCCTGGTAATTTTCTCCATGGCCGTCATGGGTATTTACAGTTGGATTAACACCAACCTGATTTCGCTCAATCGTGTGGCGGTTGTTGCTGAATCCGAATTTGTTGTCAACTCCGCCATGGAGCGCTTGAAACTGGTCGATCTGCGCAACGAGTCCGAGGGCGCGTTTGATGTGGCGGGTTACTTGGTGCAATGGCGCGCGGAGTTGGTGGAGCCCTGGAAACAGGGCTTGTCTCCGCGTGGAACACTGAGTCTTTATGATTTAGGGCTTTATCAAGTCACTCTCGAACTGAATAAAAATGGGCAGACGGTAACCACATACAACTATCGCCAAACTGCTTGGTACCAGGCGCGGGAACCAAAGAAAAATGAAGACGCATTCGCTCCCTAG
- a CDS encoding Tfp pilus assembly protein FimT/FimU, whose translation MNPRAGFTLIELLVVLMILGLTSALVLPRLPAIYEQFQDKSDHERLIQLLGSLPLKAYTRQQPITLKPEDALQTLVNEGLELDGELKLHLNQPIFYQPNGVCLGGEIDAELNGINRRLQLDPPYCEPRTND comes from the coding sequence ATGAACCCGCGCGCCGGTTTTACCCTGATCGAATTATTAGTGGTGCTGATGATTCTCGGGCTGACCAGTGCGCTGGTTCTACCGCGCTTACCGGCTATATACGAACAATTTCAAGACAAGTCCGATCATGAGCGCTTGATACAACTGCTTGGATCGCTACCCCTCAAAGCCTACACCCGCCAGCAACCCATCACCCTTAAGCCGGAAGACGCGCTACAAACTCTGGTGAATGAGGGGTTGGAGTTGGATGGCGAACTAAAACTTCACCTCAACCAGCCTATCTTCTACCAGCCCAATGGTGTTTGCCTGGGTGGGGAGATCGACGCTGAGCTTAACGGCATTAACCGCCGCTTACAGCTAGACCCTCCTTATTGTGAGCCGCGCACAAATGACTAG
- the gspG gene encoding type II secretion system major pseudopilin GspG encodes MRNTKTHQRGFTMIELLVVLVILGLLAGLVGPRMFGKVDSAKVKTAETQLKLLKSSLQTYRLDMGEYPSTQEGLAALARSPDNSRAQQNWKGPYLDEEIPADPWGNAYQYRREKNGMQDFTLYSQGADGKQGGEELDADIGLAK; translated from the coding sequence ATGCGCAATACTAAAACTCACCAACGTGGCTTCACCATGATCGAACTACTGGTGGTGTTGGTGATCCTCGGCCTATTGGCCGGTTTGGTTGGCCCGAGAATGTTTGGCAAGGTCGATAGTGCCAAAGTTAAAACGGCTGAAACCCAGCTCAAGCTGCTCAAGTCGTCACTGCAAACCTATCGTCTGGATATGGGCGAATATCCCAGCACCCAGGAAGGCTTGGCGGCACTTGCGCGTTCGCCCGACAACTCGCGCGCCCAACAAAATTGGAAGGGCCCGTATCTGGACGAAGAAATTCCCGCGGACCCATGGGGTAATGCCTACCAGTATCGTCGCGAAAAAAATGGTATGCAGGATTTCACCCTTTATTCACAAGGTGCTGATGGCAAGCAAGGCGGCGAAGAGCTGGACGCCGACATAGGCTTGGCCAAGTAA
- a CDS encoding type II secretion system F family protein yields the protein MQFSYKALDQNQAVISGVIEATDEREAARLIREKSLQPLSVTPHEEASGNIRKKLGREEITVSLFELTTMLESGVSIAEALQSLQEADSHPQLRKFYRSASEQLQRGASFGQALRAAELQLPAYFIQLVEAGEASGQLGQTMKRGVEQMEYDLSVVNELRNALIYPAVLVLTGISAVALIFIFVVPKFANLMDGKQELPMLATAVLSTGLWLNENFYWVAAVVVVLGAMLGMQFAKPEVRQALLDKLSTLPVFGRWLAESDIARWSSVMSAMLASHIELTRALDLARASVKNSRRSKGLLSALNAVQSGGSLSKALQDNQILNATAYNLIRAGEKTGRLAEMLQAVAKIYENSGKNRMKRLLLLIEPLAIVLIGIAVGVIILGLIQAITSVNDVAI from the coding sequence ATGCAATTCAGCTATAAGGCGCTCGACCAGAATCAGGCAGTCATCAGCGGTGTGATCGAAGCCACTGATGAGCGCGAAGCTGCGCGCCTGATCCGAGAGAAAAGCCTGCAGCCGTTAAGTGTTACTCCCCATGAGGAAGCCTCCGGTAATATCCGTAAAAAACTCGGACGCGAGGAAATTACCGTTTCGCTGTTCGAGCTGACCACCATGCTTGAATCGGGCGTCTCTATCGCCGAAGCCTTACAGTCATTGCAGGAGGCGGATTCCCATCCGCAACTGCGCAAATTTTATCGTTCAGCCTCGGAGCAACTGCAGCGCGGCGCCAGCTTCGGACAAGCATTGCGCGCCGCGGAATTGCAGTTGCCTGCCTATTTCATCCAGCTGGTGGAAGCCGGGGAAGCATCGGGGCAATTGGGCCAGACGATGAAACGCGGCGTGGAGCAGATGGAATATGACCTGTCCGTGGTTAATGAATTGCGCAACGCGCTGATTTACCCGGCCGTGTTGGTGCTAACCGGCATCAGCGCGGTGGCACTTATCTTTATTTTTGTAGTCCCAAAGTTCGCCAATTTAATGGATGGCAAACAGGAATTACCCATGCTCGCCACGGCAGTGCTCTCTACCGGTTTGTGGCTCAATGAAAATTTTTATTGGGTGGCCGCTGTCGTAGTGGTGTTGGGTGCAATGCTGGGGATGCAGTTTGCCAAGCCCGAAGTGCGCCAGGCATTGTTGGATAAGCTATCGACCCTGCCGGTGTTTGGCCGCTGGTTGGCGGAATCCGATATCGCCCGCTGGTCCTCGGTAATGAGCGCCATGCTCGCCAGCCACATCGAACTGACGCGCGCACTGGATCTGGCGCGTGCCAGCGTGAAAAACTCGCGTCGCAGTAAAGGTTTATTGTCGGCACTCAATGCGGTGCAATCCGGCGGCAGCCTTTCCAAGGCGCTGCAGGATAACCAGATTCTCAATGCCACTGCCTACAACCTGATCCGCGCCGGCGAAAAAACCGGTCGCTTGGCGGAGATGCTGCAAGCAGTGGCCAAGATTTATGAAAACTCCGGTAAAAACCGGATGAAGCGGCTGTTGTTATTAATCGAGCCCTTGGCGATAGTGTTAATTGGGATTGCCGTGGGGGTGATTATTCTGGGCTTGATCCAGGCAATCACCAGCGTTAATGACGTGGCGATTTAA